The following are encoded together in the Anabrus simplex isolate iqAnaSimp1 chromosome 5, ASM4041472v1, whole genome shotgun sequence genome:
- the LOC136875053 gene encoding THAP domain-containing protein 1 A isoform X1, with protein MPTICSACFCGNKSNKTNGVSYFRFPLKNKKLTKQWVINMKRDKWYPKQQSTLCSEHFEEHYMYEVNDRRRLLPKAIPTIFKFPPHLQRKQSSRKPPKKRVFEETASITECDSPNLIDKPENFEGSNEDHNYCLPSPKKLREMYDCAVSKNDDLRRKLKTARQIVVRQKMRIQTYERVICGLNRRIWESSQ; from the exons ATGCCGACAATCTGTTCTGCGTGCTTCTGTGGGAACAAAAGCAACAAAACGAACGGTGTATCTTATTTCAG GTTCCCTCTAAAGAACAAAAAACTGACTAAGCAGTGGGTGATTAACATGAAGAGAGACAAGTGGTATCCCAAGCAGCAAAGTACTCTTTGTTCGGAACATTTTGAAGAGCACTATATGTATGAAGTTAATGACAGGAGACGTTTGCTGCCCAAGGCAATACCAACAATTTTCAAGTTCCCACCCCATTTGCAAAGAAAGCAGAGCAGCAGAAAACCTCCCAAGAAACGAGTGTTCGAAGAAACAGCCAGCATCACTGAATGCGATTCTCCCAATCTCATAGATAAGCCAG AAAACTTTGAGGGGAGTAATGAGGATCATAATTATTGCCTTCCAAGTCCCAAGAAACTTAGGGAGATGTATGACTGTGCAGTGAGCAAAAATGATGACTTGAGGAGAAAACTGAAAACAGCAAGGCAGATTGTAGTCAGGCAGAAAATGCGCATTCAGACTTATGAGCGGGTCATATGTGGATTGAACAGAAGGATTTGGGAATCTTCgcaataa
- the LOC136875053 gene encoding THAP domain-containing protein 3 isoform X2 yields MQNIIPYTVKRMTLLSRFPLKNKKLTKQWVINMKRDKWYPKQQSTLCSEHFEEHYMYEVNDRRRLLPKAIPTIFKFPPHLQRKQSSRKPPKKRVFEETASITECDSPNLIDKPENFEGSNEDHNYCLPSPKKLREMYDCAVSKNDDLRRKLKTARQIVVRQKMRIQTYERVICGLNRRIWESSQ; encoded by the exons ATGCAAAATATCATTCCATATACAGTCAAGAGGATGACGCTTCTGTCccg GTTCCCTCTAAAGAACAAAAAACTGACTAAGCAGTGGGTGATTAACATGAAGAGAGACAAGTGGTATCCCAAGCAGCAAAGTACTCTTTGTTCGGAACATTTTGAAGAGCACTATATGTATGAAGTTAATGACAGGAGACGTTTGCTGCCCAAGGCAATACCAACAATTTTCAAGTTCCCACCCCATTTGCAAAGAAAGCAGAGCAGCAGAAAACCTCCCAAGAAACGAGTGTTCGAAGAAACAGCCAGCATCACTGAATGCGATTCTCCCAATCTCATAGATAAGCCAG AAAACTTTGAGGGGAGTAATGAGGATCATAATTATTGCCTTCCAAGTCCCAAGAAACTTAGGGAGATGTATGACTGTGCAGTGAGCAAAAATGATGACTTGAGGAGAAAACTGAAAACAGCAAGGCAGATTGTAGTCAGGCAGAAAATGCGCATTCAGACTTATGAGCGGGTCATATGTGGATTGAACAGAAGGATTTGGGAATCTTCgcaataa